In Spirochaetales bacterium, the genomic stretch CACCCGATCGTATCCTCCGATATTATCAGTATAATTTTTTACCCATGCTGATTCGTTTCTCGACAATGTAACCGTTTTTCTTGTAAAAACCGACAACCGACTTGTTGTCGGTGAGGACCTGCAGGTTTACTTTCGGACAACCCAGTTTCTCCAACGCCTGCTCCGCATGGGAAAGAAGCAGCGAACCTGTTCCCTTTCTCCTGAATCGCCGGTCGACCGCCAGTGAATATATCCACCCCCGGTGTCCGTCATAGCCGGCCATAATGCTTCCGGCGATACGGCCGCCGTCATCGACCGCGACGAACAGCAGTTCGTCCGCATGATTTAATTTACGGTCTATCGAGGTCTCCGGATCGTTATGCGGTGCATTGACAAGGAATACCGATTTCAGAAGGGAAACGACCGCCTTTCTGTCCGTTTTATCATTATACAATCGTATTTTCATGCCCGGGGTACCCCCTTTTTATTTTTCGATACAACCGTCCGCCTGTTCCAGTCCGTCTTCCTTCTGACGGAAAATCTCTTTCGCGGATACCTCCGGATGATGATATCTCCCTCTAATACCGGATTTACTCTTTCTTATCTGTATCGCCCGCAGAGGGCAATAATGAATACATGCGAAACAAAACATACATTTTATGCCCTTCTTCCATACCGGCCGGTTGTTTTCCATTTCTATTTTATCCGACAAACATATTTCGGCGCAAAGACCGCACCCGCTGCAATGGTCATCTGGATAGAACCTGTTTTCGATATTAAAATACCTTGTTTTATTGAATAAGAATCGCACCGCCGGTCTCAGCAGGTAATACAGGAACATCGCCGGTTCTTTCGGATCGGGTTTCAGATATTTTTTCTTTTCCGATATTATCGCTTGAATGAGATCCAGTTTCTTCACCATACCGGCTTCCTTTTTTTCGATTTCTTCTGTCGAATCGACGTCGAATACCGGAAGGTATGTTTCAGGCATCTGGACAGAGAAAAAGGAGTCGAGTTTTCTCTCCTGCCCCGATAAAAGTTTATTTATCTCCGAAACGACTCCGGCGGAACACTCCCTCGATGTGACGGCAAACAAATACGAAGCCGACCGTATACGGATATTGCGTAGAAAATCTTCGACAAACATCGGGATACCGAGACAGTGGATGGGAAAAACAAACCCGACCGCATCAGCGTCGACCTCCATCCTGTCATATTTTACCGCGCTCACCATCGGCACAAGGGTGGTTCCCGAAAGCCGTTTTTGCAGTTCCTTTG encodes the following:
- a CDS encoding GNAT family acetyltransferase; the encoded protein is MKIRLYNDKTDRKAVVSLLKSVFLVNAPHNDPETSIDRKLNHADELLFVAVDDGGRIAGSIMAGYDGHRGWIYSLAVDRRFRRKGTGSLLLSHAEQALEKLGCPKVNLQVLTDNKSVVGFYKKNGYIVEKRISMGKKLY
- a CDS encoding EFR1 family ferrodoxin (N-terminal region resembles flavodoxins. C-terminal ferrodoxin region binds two 4Fe-4S clusters.): MNNKETHIYYFSGTGNSLHIAKELQKRLSGTTLVPMVSAVKYDRMEVDADAVGFVFPIHCLGIPMFVEDFLRNIRIRSASYLFAVTSRECSAGVVSEINKLLSGQERKLDSFFSVQMPETYLPVFDVDSTEEIEKKEAGMVKKLDLIQAIISEKKKYLKPDPKEPAMFLYYLLRPAVRFLFNKTRYFNIENRFYPDDHCSGCGLCAEICLSDKIEMENNRPVWKKGIKCMFCFACIHYCPLRAIQIRKSKSGIRGRYHHPEVSAKEIFRQKEDGLEQADGCIEK